The Spirochaetaceae bacterium DNA window TTCCGCGTTCGCATCCGCTCGTGTACCTCGTGTACCTCGTGTACCTCGTGTATCCCGTGCCGCCCACGCCGTTGCTCAGGTGGTCAGTGGGCGAGGATTGCTTCGAGGTTGGGGCGGGCGATCAGAGCAGCGTCCGTGGGGCGCTCCAGGAAGGGCTGTACGTCGCGGGCCAGTTCGCGGGTGTCCAGGTCGGCCAGGCGCGTGGACAGCAGGTCGCGCCAGTCGGCCGCCCGGTACCTGCCTGCGCCTTGCGTCTGGTCGAGTGCGTTCTGCAGGAGTTGCAGGTTCGGCTCCAGCGGCGGGCGGCGTGAGCGGTACCAGATCAGGTCGTACCAGTCGCGGCCCTTGGGGTAGCCGCGGGTCAGCAGCGCGTGCAGCTTGCCGGCAAACAGCGACGGCAGGTCGTAGTGGCTGACGACGAAGGTGAAGTGGCGAGTTACGAGCGTGCGCTGAATCGCGGCGCCTGCCGGCGGACGGACGTCGATCTCCAGCTTCACCGAGAGGTTCTGCCGCGCGTGGCCCGAC harbors:
- a CDS encoding nucleotidyl transferase AbiEii/AbiGii toxin family protein, which encodes MKEQALSQALRFDDPQRRLNALREYLQAFVMRSLHESEAGLAMAFVGGTALRFLEDLPRFSEDLDFSRVSAEGYEPVRWLEKLKRDLHFAGFDSTVRWIDREPVQVAWVRTAHLLAEAGLSGHARQNLSVKLEIDVRPPAGAAIQRTLVTRHFTFVVSHYDLPSLFAGKLHALLTRGYPKGRDWYDLIWYRSRRPPLEPNLQLLQNALDQTQGAGRYRAADWRDLLSTRLADLDTRELARDVQPFLERPTDAALIARPNLEAILAH